The following proteins are co-located in the Clostridia bacterium genome:
- a CDS encoding SDR family oxidoreductase, translated as MSVSFNLANNTAVITGGAGILCSVMARELANKGVKVAILDLFEDKAQAIADEIIENGGMAIACRADVLNRESLEKAKDYVVDKYGTIDILINGAGGNKKEATTAEQLSFFDLDPEALKWVFDLNVMGAVLTTQVFGELFLESGKGCVINISSMAAYHPLTKTIAYSGAKAAVSNFTQWMAVHFNQNYSTDIRVNAIAPGFLLTQQNRFLMVDENGNPTERGRKVLDKTPMSRYGKPEEIAGPVLWLCSDAASFVNGAVIPIDGGFSAYWGI; from the coding sequence ATGAGTGTAAGCTTTAACCTAGCCAACAATACGGCAGTTATTACCGGTGGTGCAGGGATCTTATGCAGTGTCATGGCTAGAGAACTGGCCAACAAAGGTGTCAAAGTAGCTATATTGGATCTATTTGAGGATAAGGCACAGGCCATTGCAGATGAAATAATAGAGAATGGTGGAATGGCCATCGCTTGTAGGGCAGACGTGTTGAATCGGGAAAGTCTAGAGAAGGCTAAGGACTATGTGGTAGATAAATACGGTACTATTGATATCTTGATTAACGGAGCAGGTGGAAACAAAAAAGAAGCTACCACTGCAGAACAACTCAGTTTTTTCGATCTGGATCCAGAGGCTCTCAAGTGGGTTTTCGATTTAAATGTAATGGGAGCTGTATTGACGACACAGGTTTTTGGAGAATTATTTTTAGAATCAGGCAAGGGTTGTGTGATTAATATATCTTCTATGGCGGCCTATCATCCTTTGACTAAAACTATTGCCTACTCAGGTGCAAAAGCAGCTGTGAGTAATTTCACCCAATGGATGGCAGTGCATTTCAATCAAAATTACTCTACTGATATTCGCGTAAATGCTATTGCACCGGGATTTTTACTAACACAGCAGAATCGATTTCTCATGGTAGATGAAAACGGAAATCCTACCGAGAGAGGCAGAAAGGTATTAGATAAAACCCCCATGAGTCGATATGGAAAGCCGGAAGAGATTGCAGGACCGGTATTATGGCTTTGCTCAGATGCCGCTTCT